A region of the Bremerella alba genome:
TCATGAGCAGGCAGGTTTTCGATCTCGACTCTTGAAAGCATGAAAGTATCCGTTCCAAATCCACAATTCTTAGCAGCAACTAACGTGATGTATCGGAACGAAACTGTTCGGTAGTTAGCATCGGGAGGCCAGCTTCGGCCTCGAAACGCCAGATTCTCGGGGGGTGATGACCATTTATCGGACTGATCGGTAAAACCTGTGCTTCCTGATAGCACGCCTGCAAAGCTCTAGGACGTTCGGAGCCCCTTGTATTCGCTGTTTGCCGCTTTTATGGCTTGTCCTGCATCGTTGAATTAACCACTCTAACCCGAACTTTTCCGCCTTGCGGCACCTTGGCGGGGGCACTACGATTGCCGCCCGCTAGTTCTCTCCGTTCTGAAAGGATTCCGACGCAGTGAGTTCCCCTGAAATCCTCGGCCAGTTTATTCCGCTGCACTATCACTACGACATGCTTCGCGACAACTACCGCATGACCTCGTTCCAAGAGGCGATTGCGGAAACAGTTCGCCCCGGAATGACCGTGGTCGACTTAGGAGGGGGTACCGGTGTGCTGTCTTACTTTGCGGCCATGGAAGGCGCTAAGGTCTACTACGTCGAGCGAAATCCCGAACTCGTTGAAGTTGCACGGCGTTTTCTGCGGATCAATAAAGTCGAAGATCGAGTCACCATCGTTCACCAAGATGCCTCCACGTTTGTACCTCCCGAGCCAGTCGACGTAGTTACCTGCGAGATGCTGCATGTCGGGCTTGTCCGAGAAAAACAAACCGAAGTAATCGAGGCCTTCAAGCAGAATTACACACAAAAGCACGGAACAAAGCTTCCTCGCTTCATTCCCGAAGCCACGCTGCTGGCAGTTCAGCCGGTAATGCAGACCTACCAATTTGCAGGCTTCCACGCTCCGGTTCCGCTGTTTCAGCCACCGTCGGCCGAAGTCGCCGGCACCCAGGAACTCGGCTCGCCAGAAGTTTACCAGACGGTGATCTACGACGAGCAATACGCACACGAGGTCTCCTGGAAGGGGATTCTTACCATGCAGCAGGGGGGAACGCTTAACGCCTGGCGATTGGTCACTAAAAACGTGCTATCGATCTCCGTTGAAAAGCAATCAGAAATCTGCTGGCACAATCAGTACCTTGTCGTTCCGCTGCACGAACCGCTTGAGGTCGAACCTGGCGACCGAGTGGAACTGCAAATCCAATACGCCTACTGCATGGAACTTTCTGATCTCTGGAACGGTATTTCTCAACGAATCGTTCCACAAACGATGGTCCGACGTGTTTCGGCCTAGGCCAAAGTTGGCCTGGTATCGATTATTTCGATTATGAAGGGGATACGCATCGCTCGATGTAACGATGCGTCGATGGACTTCGTGTTGATCTGACCTAGGTTTTGTTAGCTTTCCCGCTCTGCGGACCACTCTGAATTGCGCAACAGTGGCCAAGAAGCGATGGATATGAGCCGCAACCCTTTCAGATTGACGTAAACAATGACCGCGAATCGACCAGGAATATTCGCCCTCTTTGCCTGGTTAAGTCCCCTCGTATTGGGACTGACTCTGGTAGCTACATCAGTAGCAATCGCTATGGATCCTGCCGAAGCTTCCCTTTCGGTGGTACTGGCTATCGCTGGCATTATTGTTGCGCTGGTATTGGGCATCGTCCAGAGAACCTCTTACCGCCAACTTTCTCAGACGCTGTTCGACCAGCTCGAAAAGCTGGCAGCAATGTCCTCAGACGACTTGGACCTCGAGCGTTTTCAACAGCAACTCGCACAGGCTAATCTTTCTGCACGGGCTCAAAGGATTCTGACGGAAATATATCAGTGTATTGATCACGACCGAGAAAAGATCTTCGACTTCCAGCAGAAATCTGCCAGCAGTGAAGTCAAAGCACATTTGGCGGAAACACGAGCCGCACAAATCAACTGGGTCATCGAAGGCCTAACCGAGCCAATCTTGATGGTCAATCAATATGGTGAAATCACTTTGATGAATCCTGCGGCAGTCAAGCTGCTAGGGCTCGAGGACGTGACCGAAGGTACGCCACTTGAAAAGGGGATAAGCTGCGATTCGCTCGTTCAGCTATTGCATGAAACCAGACGACGTAAACTAAAATCGACCCGTCTGGCAGAGCTAGAACTGGAAGATCCTGACAGTGAAAGGCA
Encoded here:
- a CDS encoding methyltransferase domain-containing protein produces the protein MSSPEILGQFIPLHYHYDMLRDNYRMTSFQEAIAETVRPGMTVVDLGGGTGVLSYFAAMEGAKVYYVERNPELVEVARRFLRINKVEDRVTIVHQDASTFVPPEPVDVVTCEMLHVGLVREKQTEVIEAFKQNYTQKHGTKLPRFIPEATLLAVQPVMQTYQFAGFHAPVPLFQPPSAEVAGTQELGSPEVYQTVIYDEQYAHEVSWKGILTMQQGGTLNAWRLVTKNVLSISVEKQSEICWHNQYLVVPLHEPLEVEPGDRVELQIQYAYCMELSDLWNGISQRIVPQTMVRRVSA